In the genome of Paenibacillus pabuli, the window TCATTCGAACTGTGAAAGCGATCTCACCAGCATTTGGCGGAATTAATCTGGAGGATATTTCTTCACCGCGCTGCTTCGAAATTGAGCGTCGCCTGAATGAGGAACTGGACATTCCGGTATTTCATGATGATCAGCATGGTACAGCAGTTGTGTTGTATGCAGGTCTGATTAATGCGCTCAAGCTGGTTGGCAAGTCCATCACGGATGTAAAAATAGTTGTCTGTGGCATCGGTGCAGCAGGTGTGGCATGCAGTAATATTCTGTTGTCCGCGGGTGCGAGTCGGGTTGTGGGGGTAGATCGTGAAGGTGCATTGGTAAGAACGAATACCTATGAAAATGAAGTATGGAGCGACTATGCGGCTCGTACCAATCCGGAACTGGAGACAGGTTCACTTCGTGATGTAATTCGAGGGGCAGATGTCTTCATCGGTCTGTCACGCGGTAATCTGTTAACCCGTGAAGATGTACAAACCATGGCAGACGACCCGATTGTCTTCGCCATGGCGAATCCGGTACCGGAGATTATGCCATCTGTGGTGGAAGACATTGTGGCAGTCATGGCGACAGGACGATCGGATTATCCGAATCAGATCAATAACGTATTGTGTTTCCCAGGTATGTTTAGAGCCGTACTGGATTGCCGTGCCAGTGAGATTAATGAGGAGATGAAGCTCGCAGCTGCTCAGGCGATTGCTTCAGCCATTTCCGATGAAGAGCGCACCCGTTATTATATTATTCCGAGTGTATTTAATGATAAAATCGTTAAATCAATGCGCAATCGCGTGATTGAGGCAGCGGTCAAGACGGGTGTTGCAAGACGTATACCACGTGAACAAGCCCGCGAAGGCGGGGACGTGTAAGATGGAAGAGAATTCCCCTCAACATCTGAACCAAAACACGCAACAATCAGGGCATGGGGATCAGGTTGATGGAACGTTAACCGGAGAGGCTATTCTTCGGGCGGCTCGTGCTTTTGTACAGGGAGATATGGCTGCACATACGGATGGTCATGACTGGCCTCATATCGAGCGGGTGACCGCACTTGCGGTCGAGCTTGCGCACCGTATGGGTGCCGATCCCTTTATCTGTGAACTCGCTGCATTGCTTCATGATGTGCCGGATGAGAAGCTGAACGAAAGTCTCGAAGCCGGATTGGTGAAGCTGAATGCGTGGCTGGACACCCAGCCGCTTGAAGCAGGTACACGGGAAGCCGTGGTAAACATTATTAACTCCATTTCCTATGCAGGAGGACAGCGGGCTGCTGTTTCATCTCTGGAAGCCCAGGTGGTGCAGGATGCGGATCGTCTGGATGCACTGGGCGCCATTGGCATTGCGCGTACGTTTGCTTTTGCCGGTGCCAGGGGGCGTGAGATGTATGATCCCGCTCTACCGCCACGAGAGCAGATGACGCGGGAGGAATACCGTAATGGACGCAGTACAACGATCAATCACTTTTACGAAAAGCTGTTTAAACTAAAAGATCTGATGAACACGTCCTATGGCAAGGAACTGGCAGAGCAGCGTCATGACTTTATGGTGCAGTTTGTGGAGCAGTTCAAGCGTGAATGGGAAGGAAGGTTTTCATAACTTTCTCCGTTTGAGTTAAACATACAAACATACAATACCCCTACTTCCGAGAGTGGAGCGTGGGGTATTGTTATGTATACATAGAAGTAGTAGGGGAATTAATTCAGCAACAGGATACAGGGCATGGTAACCCAAAGGCTTCCATGATACAATAAATCGTTCTCCTGAATTGATTCGGGCAAAAAAAGAAATATGGGGTAATAATGATAATGATTATTCAACAAATGAAATCAGTTTCAAAAAAGAGGAGGGGTCACCATGTCATTTGGTGCACGTGTACTTAAGACAGGGATTGCGGTCACGTTGGCCCTGTACCTTAGCAGCATGTTCCTGAACCCGCAATCTCCCGTTCCTGCCGCGATTGCGGCCATCTTTGCGATGCAGCCATCCATTTATCGTTCCTGGAAGTATTTCCTGGATCAGCTGCAGACCACCACACTCGGGGCAATTGTGGCCCTGCTGGGAGGCATGGTGCTATCCAATGAGCCCATCGCCGTCGGGTTAATTATTGTGCTGGTTATTATGATTTGTCTTAAATTGAATATGGGCGAAACGGTAGGCCTGACACTGGTAACCGTTGTATCGATTATGGAAGCGTCGGGTGACTGGCATTTTGCATTGAATCGTTTCCTGCTGACACTTGTCGGCATTGTATCTGCGTTTCTTATTAATATCACGGTATTTCCACCCAAACCGAAGATCCAGTTCGTGAAGCAGATTGAGAGTGTGTTCAGCGGCATGTCACTGCTGCTGCGTACATCCATCTCGGATGAGATCAAGGAAGTGGTGTTCCGAGATGAGAAAAACAATCTGGGCGGTTCCATTAAATCTTTGTCAGATAAATATAATTTGTTTGAGGAAGAGCAGAAGAAGATGAAACGTTCCAAATTTAGCGAGACTCGGCAGATGGTCGTCTACAAACAGATGCTGTTGAGTTTGCAAAAAGGATTCGATGTGCTGGATTCCGTAGAGCGCCATTATTTCCAGGCACAGCGAACACCGGAAATGGATCAGTTCTTTGATACACATCTGGAGCTTGTTATCAAATTCCATGAACATGCGCTGCTCAAATTCGAGGATAAGCTGAAACCCAACGGAGAAGAAGCGGCACAGTTCATTTTGGATAATGATCGTTTCATGGAGCAGGCCATTTCCCAGTTTGATATTGATCAGGAAGGGATGCTGAGGCTGTCCATCGTAGCTGCTGCAATCTATGATTATGGCTATCAGCTGGAACGATTAAACCGGCTTGCCGAACATGTGCATAGTGCCAGTGAAGACAAGGAGTCACAGGATAAAATTCTGAATTGGCTTAAATGGCCGTAAACATTGTATTGTAGTACGGATTGCGGCGAAGTGGTTTCATCCTATACAATGGAACCACAACCAAGCCCGGACAGCGTGTCCGGGTTGTTTTGTATACATAGCGCAAACCTTGCGCAACCAACTCAATTGAACCGAGGTAGATACGAATGAATTTTACACAGCTTGGCCCTGAATGGATGGAGTGGTTCAATGGACAGGATCTGGAGCAGAAGCAGCACGAAGCGATGCAATTACTGACTGTGTCCGAAGATGGATGGCCGCATCAGGCGATGATTAGTATGGGAGAAGTCGTTGCTATCGCACCCAACTTGCTGAGACTGGCCTTATGGCCGGGAACACAGACAAGTATGAATATGAGTCGAACAGGCAAGGCTACCTTGATTGCTGTTCATCAGCAAAGCTTATTATCTATTCGTCTGGATGTGACTTCACTGCCACAGCTCATGGAAGCTTTGCATCCGAGAGATCGTTTTGAGGCTCAGTTGTTAAACGTTCGAGTAGATCATGCACCCTATGCGGAGATTACTTCTGGAATAACATTTCAATTAAAAGACGAATCCGGGGCCATCACACGCTGGAGAGAGACCATAGAAGAATTACGACGATATAGGTAGGAGTGTTCTATATTCATCCCAACTGAGGGTAATAATAGAATGAAAACAACAAAAAACGCCTCCGCTTGC includes:
- a CDS encoding FUSC family protein, coding for MSFGARVLKTGIAVTLALYLSSMFLNPQSPVPAAIAAIFAMQPSIYRSWKYFLDQLQTTTLGAIVALLGGMVLSNEPIAVGLIIVLVIMICLKLNMGETVGLTLVTVVSIMEASGDWHFALNRFLLTLVGIVSAFLINITVFPPKPKIQFVKQIESVFSGMSLLLRTSISDEIKEVVFRDEKNNLGGSIKSLSDKYNLFEEEQKKMKRSKFSETRQMVVYKQMLLSLQKGFDVLDSVERHYFQAQRTPEMDQFFDTHLELVIKFHEHALLKFEDKLKPNGEEAAQFILDNDRFMEQAISQFDIDQEGMLRLSIVAAAIYDYGYQLERLNRLAEHVHSASEDKESQDKILNWLKWP
- a CDS encoding pyridoxamine 5'-phosphate oxidase family protein — protein: MNFTQLGPEWMEWFNGQDLEQKQHEAMQLLTVSEDGWPHQAMISMGEVVAIAPNLLRLALWPGTQTSMNMSRTGKATLIAVHQQSLLSIRLDVTSLPQLMEALHPRDRFEAQLLNVRVDHAPYAEITSGITFQLKDESGAITRWRETIEELRRYR
- a CDS encoding NAD-dependent malic enzyme produces the protein MNQRNLDGNSFIIRLEMTTKDIKFGEVASAISEAGGDIIAIDVISTNQDVSVRDLTVAVTDAQDNNKIIEGVRQLKGVSIINVSDRTFLLHLGGKIEVTPKTPIHNREDLSRVYTPDVARVCSAISEEPGKAFSLTIKRNTVAVVSDGSAVLGLGNIGPRAAMPVMEGKAMLFKQFAGVDAFPICLDTQDTEEIIRTVKAISPAFGGINLEDISSPRCFEIERRLNEELDIPVFHDDQHGTAVVLYAGLINALKLVGKSITDVKIVVCGIGAAGVACSNILLSAGASRVVGVDREGALVRTNTYENEVWSDYAARTNPELETGSLRDVIRGADVFIGLSRGNLLTREDVQTMADDPIVFAMANPVPEIMPSVVEDIVAVMATGRSDYPNQINNVLCFPGMFRAVLDCRASEINEEMKLAAAQAIASAISDEERTRYYIIPSVFNDKIVKSMRNRVIEAAVKTGVARRIPREQAREGGDV
- a CDS encoding HD domain-containing protein, producing MEENSPQHLNQNTQQSGHGDQVDGTLTGEAILRAARAFVQGDMAAHTDGHDWPHIERVTALAVELAHRMGADPFICELAALLHDVPDEKLNESLEAGLVKLNAWLDTQPLEAGTREAVVNIINSISYAGGQRAAVSSLEAQVVQDADRLDALGAIGIARTFAFAGARGREMYDPALPPREQMTREEYRNGRSTTINHFYEKLFKLKDLMNTSYGKELAEQRHDFMVQFVEQFKREWEGRFS